The Priestia aryabhattai genome includes a window with the following:
- a CDS encoding EsaB/YukD family protein has product MYIEVTVDLKHYTGDRFDLRLSNYHSIKKVVEIVWQAKKITQSPKDGAWIRVSNKNLIFSGNETMINCGIATGDCIEIL; this is encoded by the coding sequence ATGTATATAGAAGTAACAGTAGACTTAAAGCACTATACAGGTGATCGGTTCGATTTGCGACTATCAAACTATCATTCAATCAAAAAAGTAGTCGAGATCGTTTGGCAAGCTAAAAAGATTACTCAATCACCAAAGGACGGTGCGTGGATACGTGTTTCAAATAAAAATCTTATTTTCTCGGGAAATGAGACGATGATTAACTGCGGAATTGCCACAGGTGATTGTATCGAAATTCTCTAA
- a CDS encoding WXG100 family type VII secretion target: MSGIIRVTPAELRDMAGRYTNESGQVQELVSRLDTMKNQLQDMWEGASSEAFAAQYEELKPSFVEMSNLLTKIAKQLDDSANVLEDTDNQIASQIRG, translated from the coding sequence ATGTCAGGAATTATTCGCGTAACACCAGCAGAGCTTCGCGACATGGCAGGTCGCTATACTAACGAAAGCGGTCAAGTTCAAGAATTAGTAAGCCGTCTTGATACAATGAAAAATCAACTTCAAGACATGTGGGAAGGTGCTTCAAGCGAAGCGTTTGCTGCTCAATACGAAGAATTAAAACCTTCTTTCGTTGAAATGTCTAACTTACTTACAAAGATTGCTAAGCAATTAGATGACTCTGCAAATGTCCTTGAAGATACAGATAACCAAATCGCTAGCCAAATCCGCGGTTAA